DNA from SAR324 cluster bacterium:
TTTCACTCATTAACAGGTAGCGACACAGTCAACTTTAGGAAACAGCTTGTGGCGGCAGGAATGAAAAATGATTTCACTCTATGGACTGTGGATGATGAGGAGGTCGTAACCTCAGGACTGGGTCATGAGGTGTCTTCAGGAACATATGTAAGCTTTGATTATTTCATGACCATCAAGCACCAAAATAATAAAGATTTCTTGGATAGGTACCAAAAAAGATATGGTTCGGATGCACTAATGAACACCGTTGGAGTCGGTATGTATAACGCTGCGCACATGGGAGCAATGGCCATTGAGAAAGCTGGAAAAGTTGATACAAGTTCCATCCGCGAGGCTTTGAAAGGTATCAAGTTTGACAAAGCACCACAAGGCACTGTTGAGATGAGGGCTCTGGACCATCAAGCTGTGTTGCCATCATACTTGATGAGAGTTAGAGAGGGCTGGTCTAGTGTCAATGACATGTTCGAACAGGTTCAAACAGTAGCAAGAGCGGTCCCTCAAGACGCACGATGTAATCTACCACTGTAAATTGCCCTTGGATTAAGATGGAACTAGCTGCCAGTGTGTTACTAGATACAACCCTGATAACTTTAACGTTAGCATTGGCAGCTTTTGGCTTGGCAATCATCTACGGTTTAATTGGTGTAATCAATATGGGTCACGGAGCCATGTTGACTTTAGGTGCGTATTTTACATGGGCAGGTCTCCAGTTAGAAATTCCATTTGTGCTGAGCGTAATTTTAGGTGGATTCATTGTTGGTTTGATTGGACTGCTTTTTGAGCATTCGATAATAAAACGTTTCTACAACAGTCCTTATGAAACACTCTTACTGACTTGGGCTTTTTTTCTAGTTACAACTGAATTGATAAAGATTGTATTTGGCTCAGATTTTAGAACAGTTGTAAATCCATATCCAGGTTCAATTAATTTGGGTTTTTATAAGATTCCTGCCTACAGAACTTTGATTTGCTTATTTACTGCCTTCATAATTTTATCGACTAGTTTTGTTTTATTTAAAACATCAACTGGAATAAAAATTCGAGCTATGATTCAAAACCGAGAGATGGCAAGTTTATTGGGATTAAACATTTCATGGACATATAAAATCATATTCGGATTTGGGTGTTTCATGGCAGGTTTAGCAGGGGGACTGGTAGCACCGATGCTTTCAGTAAGTCCTTACATGGGAGACATGTATCTTGTTAGATCTTTTTTCGTTGTTATAGTCGGAGGTATAGGCCAGATTCTAACTGGAACAATAATAGGCAGTTTTGTGATTGGGGGTTTGGAAACGATAGTAGCGTTGTTTTCAGATCAAGTTGTTGCTCAAGTAGCTGTATTCTTCTTTGCAATTATTATTTTAAGAATAAGGCCACAAGGTATATTCTCAGAAAAATGATATGCAAAATGCTTTGACAAAAATATCTGGAGAAACGAAATTTGAGTTTTTTATATTTTTCACATTAACGTTGATACCGCTGGTTTTTTCTGGATACATATTATTCATTCTTCCGCAATATATGCTGTTTGGCTTACTTGCAGTATCCCTATCTATTTTATGGGGTCTTACTGGTATAGTAAGTTTTGGCCAAGCTGGTTTTTTTGCAATAGGTGCTTATGCAATAGGTATCGTTGTCAAAAGCAATTTTTTAATGAATTCGGCTATACTGGGAATTTTACTAGGCATAATAGTTTCAGCAGTGATAGCTGGTGTTGTTGGATATTTTTTGTTCAGTGCGAAAGTTAAGGCAACCTACTTTGTACTAGCTACGTTAGCCCTATCAATCATAATTGAGCAGTTAGCAAAATCACAAAAAGAAATAACTGGTGGCTGGAACGGTTTATTTGTAGACAGAATTTCAATTAGCTTTGGGAATCTATTTGAATACTCATTGTTCAATGATATCCCGATGTACTATTTTACACTTGTATTAACAATCATAGTCTATGCACTGATAAAATTTCTAGCAACGTCCAATTTTGGGAAAATCCTCAAAGGAATTAGAGAAAATGAAGATAGAATCTTGGCTCTTGGTTACAATACTTCCATATACAAGACACTAATATTTTGTGTATCAGGAGCACTAGCTGGATTTGCTGGTTCAATTTATGGAACTCATGCTGGATTCGTCGACCCTTCACTAGCAAGAGTACTCTTTTCAACAGAAGTAATTGTTTGGGTTGCCATAGGTGGAAGGAACTCAATAATTGGCTCTTTTCTCGGTGGGATATTAGTTGCTTCCCTTGCTAATTATCTGAACTCTGTAACTCCAGAATACTGGCAACTAATCATTGGTATCGTATTTATAGCTGTTGTCATTCTCTCCAAAGGTGGTTTAGCTGGGGGTTTTGAAGAAATTTACTATAGACTGAAAAGTAAAAAGTATGTCTCTGCTAGAAATCCATAATTTATCAAAAAGTTTCAAGGGTCTCCTAGCTAATGATAAAATATGTATGGAGCTAAAATTAGGTGAAGCTCGTTGCATAATTGGACCCAACGGTGCTGGAAAAACAACACTTATATCAATGATCTCTGGCCATCTTTCCCAGTCTAGTGGGAACATCTCTTTTGATGGAAAAAATATCAGTGATTATGATTTAGTTAAAAGAGTAAGGCTTGGGATCGGAAGGAAGTTTCAAACCCCAACTCTCTTTGATAATCTTACTGTTTATGAAAACATAGAATTATCAGTAATTAGAAATAATTACAATAATTTACAAAAAAGTATCAAAATAGATGAAACGTTAAAACTGATTAGGCTATTTGAGGAGAAAGATGTTCTTGCAAACACGTTATCACATGGTCAAAGGCAGTGGCTAGAGATTGGCTTATTGATTGGTAATAACGTAAAATTATTACTTCTTGATGAGCCAACAGCAGGCATGACTACAGAGGAAACTATAGCGACTACTAGGTTAATAAAAAATTTGTCAGGAGAAAAGGATTTATCGGTAATTGTTATCGAACACGATATTAATTTTGTTCGAGAACTTGGTGCCCAAATCACAGTTTTACATCTGGGAAAAATTTTTGCTGAAGGTAATTATAGTACCATTGAGAATAACAGGTTTGTGAGAGAAAT
Protein-coding regions in this window:
- a CDS encoding ATP-binding cassette domain-containing protein, whose translation is MSLLEIHNLSKSFKGLLANDKICMELKLGEARCIIGPNGAGKTTLISMISGHLSQSSGNISFDGKNISDYDLVKRVRLGIGRKFQTPTLFDNLTVYENIELSVIRNNYNNLQKSIKIDETLKLIRLFEEKDVLANTLSHGQRQWLEIGLLIGNNVKLLLLDEPTAGMTTEETIATTRLIKNLSGEKDLSVIVIEHDINFVRELGAQITVLHLGKIFAEGNYSTIENNRFVREIYLGAPDVVS
- a CDS encoding branched-chain amino acid ABC transporter permease — protein: MQNALTKISGETKFEFFIFFTLTLIPLVFSGYILFILPQYMLFGLLAVSLSILWGLTGIVSFGQAGFFAIGAYAIGIVVKSNFLMNSAILGILLGIIVSAVIAGVVGYFLFSAKVKATYFVLATLALSIIIEQLAKSQKEITGGWNGLFVDRISISFGNLFEYSLFNDIPMYYFTLVLTIIVYALIKFLATSNFGKILKGIRENEDRILALGYNTSIYKTLIFCVSGALAGFAGSIYGTHAGFVDPSLARVLFSTEVIVWVAIGGRNSIIGSFLGGILVASLANYLNSVTPEYWQLIIGIVFIAVVILSKGGLAGGFEEIYYRLKSKKYVSARNP
- a CDS encoding branched-chain amino acid ABC transporter permease; the encoded protein is MELAASVLLDTTLITLTLALAAFGLAIIYGLIGVINMGHGAMLTLGAYFTWAGLQLEIPFVLSVILGGFIVGLIGLLFEHSIIKRFYNSPYETLLLTWAFFLVTTELIKIVFGSDFRTVVNPYPGSINLGFYKIPAYRTLICLFTAFIILSTSFVLFKTSTGIKIRAMIQNREMASLLGLNISWTYKIIFGFGCFMAGLAGGLVAPMLSVSPYMGDMYLVRSFFVVIVGGIGQILTGTIIGSFVIGGLETIVALFSDQVVAQVAVFFFAIIILRIRPQGIFSEK